One region of Solanum pennellii chromosome 6, SPENNV200 genomic DNA includes:
- the LOC107021320 gene encoding general transcription and DNA repair factor IIH helicase subunit XPD — translation MKFQLEDVTIYFPYDNIYPEQYQYMLELKRALDAKGHCLLEMPTGTGKTIALLSLITSYRLSKPSNPIKLLYCTRTVHEMEKTLAELKLLYNYQLQHFGPGARMLAIGLSSRKNLCVNPSVVSAENRDSVDAGCRKLTASWVRAIAVENPNIPTCSYYENYDTADKAGTSTLPAGVYTLQELRLYGKEKGWCPYFLARHMVQQANVVVYSYQYLLDPKVAGIISKEMERECVVVFDEAHNIDNVCIEALSVSVRKQTLEGATRNLSRMSNEIERLKATDAGRLRVEYNRLVEGLAQRLPAQDVWLANPALPDDIMKEAVPGNIRKAEHFLSVLRRFVQYLNGRLETDNVEKEGPVAFVASINTQVGIDQKMLKFCYDRLHSLMLTLEITDTDEFLHIQTVCDLATLVGTYTRGFSIIIEPYDERMPHIPDPVLQLTCHDASLAIKPVFERFQSVVITSGTLSPIDLYPRLLNFNPVVSRSFKMSLTRDCICPMVLTRGSDQLPVSTKYDLRSDPGVEKNYGKLLLEMVSVVPDGVVCFFVSYSYMDGIVNSWHESGILKDIMQYKLVFIETQDVVETTLALDNYRKACDSGRGAVFFSVARGKVAEGIDFDRHYGRLVIMFGVPFQYTLSRILLARLEYLRETFQIKEGDFLTFDALRQAAQCVGRVIRSKADYGMMIFADKRYSRHDKRSKLPGWILSHLRDAHLNLSTDMAVYIAKEFLRKMAQPYDKNGALGKKTLLSQEDLENMITGPDGEMLL, via the exons ATGAAATTCCAATTAGAAGATGTAACAATCTATTTTCCATATGATAACATATATCCAGAACAGTATCAATACATGTTAGAGCTCAAAAGAGCTTTAGATGCAAAAGGGCATTGTCTTCTTGAAATGCCTACAGGAACTGGTAAAACAATTGCTTTACTTTCTTTAATTACAAGTTACAGACTTTCAAAACCATCAAATCCAATTAAGCTTCTTTATTGTACAAGAACTGTACatgaaatggagaaaacatTAGCTGAGCTTAAATTGTTGTATAATTATCAGTTACAGCATTTCGGGCCGGGGGCTCGAATGCTGGCAATTGGGTTGTCATCAAGAAAGAATTTGTGTGTGAACCCATCTGTGGTTTCTGCTGAGAATAGGGATTCTGTTGATGCTGGTTGTAGGAAACTTACTGCTAGTTGGGTTAGAGCAATTGCTGTTGAAAATCCAAATATTCCTACTTGTTCCTATTATGAGAATTATGATACTGCTGATAAGGCTGGTACTTCCACTTTGCCTGCTGGAGTTTATACTTTGCAG GAGCTAAGATTGTATGGTAAGGAGAAAGGCTGGTGCCCGTACTTTCTGGCGAGGCATATGGTGCAGCAGGCAAATGTTGTGGTTTACAGCTACCAATACCTGCTTGATCCCAAGGTTGCTGGTATCATATCAAAGGAGATGGAGAGAgagtgtgtcgtagtgtttgATGAGGCCCATAATATAGACAATGTATGTATTGAGGCACTTAGTGTCAGTGTGAGGAAGCAAACACTTGAAGGGGCAACAAGGAATCTCAGTAGGATGTCTAATGAAATTGAAAG GCTGAAGGCTACTGATGCTGGTCGATTGCGGGTTGAGTATAATCGTCTAGTTGAGGGTCTAGCTCAAAGACTGCCCG CTCAGGATGTATGGCTTGCTAATCCCGCCTTGCCTGATGACATCATGAAGGAGGCAGTGCCAGGAAATATAAGGAAAGCAGAGCACTTCTTGTCTGTTTTGCGAAGATTTGTCCAGTATCTTAATGGGCGTCTGGAGACTGATAATGTAGAAAAAGAAGGCCCTGTTGCCTTTGTTGCTTCTATTAATACACAAGTTGGAATTGATCAAAAGatgttaaaattttgttatgatAGGCTTCACTCCCTTATGTTAACCCTGGAGATTACTGATACAGATGAGTTTCTGCATATACAAACTGTTTGTGACCTTGCCACGTTGGTAGGGACGTACACTCGGGGCTTTTCCATTATAATTGAACCATATGACGAGAGGATGCCACATATTCCTGATCCTGTCCTGCAG CTTACCTGTCACGATGCCTCTCTTGCCATAAAGCCTGTTTTTGAACGATTCCAATCTGTTGTGATTACCTCGGGGACCCTCAGTCCAATTGATCTCTATCCTCGTCTTCTCAATTTTAATCCGGTAGTAAGTCGAAGCTTCAAGATGTCACTGACAAGGGATTGCATATGCCCAATGGTCCTTACGCGGGGAAG TGATCAGCTTCCTgtaagcactaagtatgaccTGAGAAGCGATCCGGGCGTTGAGAAAAATTATGGGAAGCTTTTGCTAGAAATGGTTTCTGTTGTTCCAGATGGGGTTGTCTGTTTTTTTGTCAGTTACTCTTATATGGATGGAATTGTCAATAGTTGGCATGAATCAGGAATATTAAAG GATATAATGCAATATAAACTTGTATTTATCGAGACCCAAGATGTTGTAGAGACTACATTGGCTTTGGATAATTATCGCAAGGCTTGTGATAGTGGGAGGGGTGCGGTTTTCTTCTCAGTTGCTAg GGGAAAAGTGGCTGAAGGTATAGACTTTGATAGACACTATGGGAGGCTTGTTATCATGTTTGGCGTTCCATTCCAGTACACATTAAGCAG AATATTGCTTGCACGATTGGAATATCTGAGGGAGACCTTTCAAATAAAAGAGGGCGATTTTCTGACTTTTGATGCTTTG AGGCAAGCTGCTCAATGTGTGGGTCGAGTTATTCGTTCAAAGGCAGATTATGGCATGATGATTTTTGCTGATAAAAG ATATAGCCGTCATGATAAGCGCTCCAAGTTGCCTGGATGGATACTTTCACATTTACGTGATGCTCACCTGAACTTAAGTACAGACATGGCCGTGTATATAGCAAAAGAG tttttgagaaaaatggcTCAACCATATGATAAGAACGGTGCACTGGGCAAGAAAACTCTACTGTCACAAGAAGACTTGGAGAATATGATCACCGGCCCTGATGGGGAAATGTTGCTTTAA
- the LOC107021605 gene encoding uncharacterized protein LOC107021605 isoform X1, with protein sequence MTISVESSSSASLNKGSPSLMGSSPNYSPSSDKRFWSNLRSRVDTLLENRENHNPAHKQLDGAENRSKRMKEDAMLLLRGFDSVSSSLSLLSDNLENALQGARDLAKPPTLTDILHCTMEKASRENQLKEGKHEGDEEKEETEEGNKGLKRKLDECSEDSQQDDDTKKENGQVLKHIGKFKKAKNLAISMASKAATLARELKSVRSDLRFMQEHSALLEEENRRLRDGFDTGIPPEEDDLVRLQMEALLAEKSRLANENANLNRENQCLRQLVEYHQLASEDLSASYEGLLRGMGLEISCSPEEHTEANDVSGAREKDLYGISKSLDDIYDDE encoded by the exons ATGACAATCTCAGTAGAATCTTCATCCTCTGCTTCCCTTAACAAG GGTTCACCAAGCTTGATGGGTTCTTCACCGAATTACAGTCCATCATCAGATAAACGATTCTGGAGTAATCTTCGCAGTAGGGTAGATACTCTTCTTGAAAACCGCGAAAATCACAACCCTGCTCACAAG CAGCTCGATGGAGCAGAGAATCGATCGAAGAGGATGAAGGAGGATGCTATGCTTTTACTAAGAGGATTTGATTCAGTTTCTTCCTCTCTTTCACTGTTATCTGACAATCTGGAAAATGCCCTTCAG GGAGCAAGGGATCTAGCAAAACCACCCACGTTGACAGATATACTTCATTGCACAATGGAGAAGGCAAGTCGAGAAAACCAATTAAAGGAAGGTAAACATGAGGgagatgaagaaaaagaagagactGAAGAAGGAAATAAAGGATTGAAGAGGAAATTGGACGAATGTTCAGAGGATTCACAACAAGATGATGataccaaaaaagaaaatgggcAGGTCTTGAAACATATTGGGAAGTTCAAGAAAGCCAAAAAT CTTGCGATTTCCATGGCGTCAAAAGCAGCCACGTTAGCTCGAGAACTGAAATCAGTGAGATCAGATTTGCGCTTTATGCAAGAACATTCTGCTCTTTTGGAGGAGGAGAATAGAAGGCTTCGTGATGGCTTTGACACTGGGATACCACCAGAAGAAGACGACCTG GTGAGGCTCCAAATGGAGGCACTTCTAGCTGAAAAATCCAGGCTCGCAAATGAAAATGCAAACTTGAATAGGGAGAACCAGTGCCTTCGACAACTTGTTGAGTACCATCAGTTGGCCTCAGAAGATCTCTCTGCGTCCTACGAAGGCTTACTTAGAGGAATGGGATTGGAAATTTCATGTTCACCTGAGGAACATACTGAGGCAAATGATGTATCCGGAGCACGTGAAAAAGATCTATATGGAATTTCCAAATCCCTTGATGATATCTATGATGATGAATGA
- the LOC107021605 gene encoding uncharacterized protein LOC107021605 isoform X2 encodes MTISVESSSSASLNKGSPSLMGSSPNYSPSSDKRFWSNLRSRVDTLLENRENHNPAHKLDGAENRSKRMKEDAMLLLRGFDSVSSSLSLLSDNLENALQGARDLAKPPTLTDILHCTMEKASRENQLKEGKHEGDEEKEETEEGNKGLKRKLDECSEDSQQDDDTKKENGQVLKHIGKFKKAKNLAISMASKAATLARELKSVRSDLRFMQEHSALLEEENRRLRDGFDTGIPPEEDDLVRLQMEALLAEKSRLANENANLNRENQCLRQLVEYHQLASEDLSASYEGLLRGMGLEISCSPEEHTEANDVSGAREKDLYGISKSLDDIYDDE; translated from the exons ATGACAATCTCAGTAGAATCTTCATCCTCTGCTTCCCTTAACAAG GGTTCACCAAGCTTGATGGGTTCTTCACCGAATTACAGTCCATCATCAGATAAACGATTCTGGAGTAATCTTCGCAGTAGGGTAGATACTCTTCTTGAAAACCGCGAAAATCACAACCCTGCTCACAAG CTCGATGGAGCAGAGAATCGATCGAAGAGGATGAAGGAGGATGCTATGCTTTTACTAAGAGGATTTGATTCAGTTTCTTCCTCTCTTTCACTGTTATCTGACAATCTGGAAAATGCCCTTCAG GGAGCAAGGGATCTAGCAAAACCACCCACGTTGACAGATATACTTCATTGCACAATGGAGAAGGCAAGTCGAGAAAACCAATTAAAGGAAGGTAAACATGAGGgagatgaagaaaaagaagagactGAAGAAGGAAATAAAGGATTGAAGAGGAAATTGGACGAATGTTCAGAGGATTCACAACAAGATGATGataccaaaaaagaaaatgggcAGGTCTTGAAACATATTGGGAAGTTCAAGAAAGCCAAAAAT CTTGCGATTTCCATGGCGTCAAAAGCAGCCACGTTAGCTCGAGAACTGAAATCAGTGAGATCAGATTTGCGCTTTATGCAAGAACATTCTGCTCTTTTGGAGGAGGAGAATAGAAGGCTTCGTGATGGCTTTGACACTGGGATACCACCAGAAGAAGACGACCTG GTGAGGCTCCAAATGGAGGCACTTCTAGCTGAAAAATCCAGGCTCGCAAATGAAAATGCAAACTTGAATAGGGAGAACCAGTGCCTTCGACAACTTGTTGAGTACCATCAGTTGGCCTCAGAAGATCTCTCTGCGTCCTACGAAGGCTTACTTAGAGGAATGGGATTGGAAATTTCATGTTCACCTGAGGAACATACTGAGGCAAATGATGTATCCGGAGCACGTGAAAAAGATCTATATGGAATTTCCAAATCCCTTGATGATATCTATGATGATGAATGA
- the LOC107022921 gene encoding protein FANTASTIC FOUR 1-like — translation MSQNLEDVNSWSFIQILNNPSTYHHQIDYKKDDNDVYIHPSTKLSSLVMSTKSLEMCTESLGNETGCYFNESMEERDIARSVQRSKCREFKKRIKRTMNFPPPLTSISGSERVRIRSHREGGRLVLRVVSINACNSYFKAERANGTLTLSWRNNKVAQMDEEANSCRQLTSEIGIPRRCKEKSGSRIKGISSWGQFWVAIF, via the coding sequence ATGTCTCAAAATCTTGAAGATGTGAATAGTTGGAGCTTTATACAAATCCTCAACAATCCTTCTACTTATCATCATCAAATCGATTATAAAAAAGACGATAACGACGTCTACATTCATCCCTCTACGAAGCTATCTTCTCTCGTCATGAGCACGAAAAGCTTGGAGATGTGTACGGAGAGCTTAGGGAACGAGACGGGTTGTTATTTCAACGAAAGCATGGAGGAAAGGGATATTGCTCGTAGCGTTCAACGATCAAAATGTAGAGAATtcaagaaaagaattaaaagaacGATGAATTTCCCACCTCCGCTGACTTCAATCAGCGGAAGTGAGAGGGTTAGAATAAGATCTCACCGTGAAGGTGGTCGTTTAGTGTTAAGAGTTGTAAGCATAAATGCTTGCAACTCTTATTTCAAAGCTGAGCGTGCTAATGGCACGCTCACGCTTTCGTGGCGAAATAATAAAGTTGCACAAATGGATGAAGAGGCAAATAGTTGTAGACAATTAACAAGTGAAATTGGGATACCAAGAAGGTGTAAAGAAAAAAGTGGAAGTAGAATTAAAGGGATTTCAAGTTGGGGCCAATTTTGGGTGGccattttctaa
- the LOC107021969 gene encoding uncharacterized protein LOC107021969 — MDNQSSNCPSHNCTQNHTNKPISSFLGSPRIFNGLLTRSPSDIGTIRTSRDRLYDAEIVTSPNSLLDDMQNLNIRNPFGYDRKSPNPITKNPPTINTTPKIMPRFQTSQDQLYDVECIVNTNSRLDGMQQDHNLGNPFGYDRKPPNHFTKKPPNNELKSEIITSQFQTSLSYDRKSPNPITKKHSNNKMESESIGLALIDPKVTSEKFHVLFGAKLKVEIPCSIEVKNSICEDLDEMESSEDYTCVITHGPNPKTTHIFDNCIIERCCGVRKLRENSCKVDHTKGKYI, encoded by the exons ATGGATAATCAGAGTTCTAATTGTCCATCTCACAATTGCACACAAAATCACACAAATAAACCAATTTCATCCTTCTTAGGTTCTCCAAGAATCTTTAATGGCCTTTTGACCAGAAGTCCATCTGATATTGGGACTATCCGAACAAGTCGGGATCGACTATATGACGCTGAAATTGTCACTAGCCCAAATTCCCTTCTTGATGACATGCAAAATCTTAATATTAGGAATCCTTTTGGTTATGATAGAAAATCACCAAATCCCATCACTAAAAATCCTCCAACTATTAATACAACTCCAAAAATTATGCCTCGATTTCAAACAAGTCAGGATCAACTGTATGATGTTGAATGCATTGTTAACACAAATTCAAGACTTGATGGCATGCAa cAAGATCACAATCTTGGAAACCCTTTTGGTTATGATAGAAAACCACCAAATCACTTCACTAAAAAACCTCCAAATAACGAGCTGAAATCAGAAATTATCACGTCTCAGTTTCAAACAAGTCTTAGTTACGACAGAAAATCGCCAAACCCCATCACTAAAAAGCATTCAAATAACAAAATGGAATCAGAAAGTATTGGACTTGCTCTTATTGATCCTAAAGTAACTAGTGAAAAATTCCATGTCCTATTTGGAGCAAAGTTAAAAGTAGAAATCCCTTGTTCAATTGAGGTGAAAAATAGTATTTGTGAGGATTTAGATGAAATGGAGAGTTCAGAGGACTATACTTGTGTGATTACTCATGGTCCTAATCCAAAAACAActcatatatttgataattgCATCATTGAGAGGTGTTGTGGAGTTAGAAAGTTGAGGGAGAATTCTTGCAAAGTTGATCATACAAAGGGCAAATACATCTAA